GCGGCCGAATCGGTCGCGTCGAACATGGTCGGATCTCCTCGAGGACGGGTGTGTGTGCACACACGTCGTCCCATGGCTGATCACAGTGGTTGTGTCCGGTGAGAGAGCGCAGGCCGGGAGGAGGCTGCGGGCGGAATCGGGGATTCAATAAGAGAGCAGGGGCGGCAACATTCGCCGACCCGACATCACCCGCCGCGCCACGTCAGCGCCGAGCGCTGGCACACACCGTCGACCAACCCCGAAACCGTGAACGGAACCCTGGTTCGAACCGCCGAGTCGCACTGGCCGCCGAACGTCGCTGGATACCCGTCGATGGAACCCACGGAGTCGAATGTGTCGTCGAGTGCTTTCGCGCTCGTGGCAGGGCGGCGGTCGCCGAATGCCGCCCGTAGTGTTCACCGGAATGGAAAGGGTGTCAAGGTGGTGTTGCTCGGGCGATCTCCACGCGGCTTGCGTCACGGACCTGGTGTCGGCGATACTCGATGTTCCTCCCGGAGTGGCCGCTACTCGACCGTTCCGCAGTGGCTGGACTTCAACGCCCGCTGACAACCCTGACCATGGCGTGGTTGAGTCGCATCGCGATCGTCGTTGTTCTGACCCCGCTGTTCGTCGTGTTCATCCGCCACGACGGTCCCCAGTACACGATGGCCGTTGCCCTGCAGTCGTGGAGCAAGCCGTATTTCAACGTCGAGCCTTACCGCGCGACGCCCAATTGCGACGGGGCCGCGGACTGCGAGACCGGCACGCTGAAGGTCATGACCTACAACGTCATGTGTCGCGTCTGCCAGGTGGCCAACTACGACACGTGGGATGAGCGCTGGCCACACCTCGAGGACGTGATCGCGAAGTACGACGCCGACCTCCTCGGCCTGCAGGAGCTTGGCGGCTACGGCGACATCGACCGAGTCGTGAAGGCCTTTCCTCAGTACGCGTACGAGACCTACAGGTTCGGGCCGTGGACCGACGGCGACGCCGCGTTGTTCTACAGGCGCGACCGATTCGACCTTCTCGACGCCGGCCAGATGTGGCTCAGCCCGAAGCCCGCGCTGCCCTTCGCGCACAACTGGAAGACGTTGTCGGTGCCGCGCTATGTCAACTGGGTCTATCTGCGGCAGAAGCGGAACGGGTTCCGGTTCCTGTTCGTCAATACCCACTTCGACAACAACGGCACCAACAAGGAACCCTCCGCCGCGTTGTTCGCGCGGACTTTCCGGTCCGTCGCCGAATCGACGCCGATCATCGCGACCGGCGACTTCAACACCGGGCAGCGTGACGACCGCTACAAGACGCTTCTCGGCGTAGCGGACGGCGGCGCGGTGTTCAAGGACACGATGGATCTCGCGCCAGCCCAGTTGCTCTGCACGGCCATCCCGTCCGGCATGACGGCCGAGGACGTCCACATCCATGCCGATCTGCCGTGGACC
This Vicinamibacterales bacterium DNA region includes the following protein-coding sequences:
- a CDS encoding endonuclease/exonuclease/phosphatase family protein yields the protein MAWLSRIAIVVVLTPLFVVFIRHDGPQYTMAVALQSWSKPYFNVEPYRATPNCDGAADCETGTLKVMTYNVMCRVCQVANYDTWDERWPHLEDVIAKYDADLLGLQELGGYGDIDRVVKAFPQYAYETYRFGPWTDGDAALFYRRDRFDLLDAGQMWLSPKPALPFAHNWKTLSVPRYVNWVYLRQKRNGFRFLFVNTHFDNNGTNKEPSAALFARTFRSVAESTPIIATGDFNTGQRDDRYKTLLGVADGGAVFKDTMDLAPAQLLCTAIPSGMTAEDVHIHADLPWTVDHVLLAGPVEATVTSWVQDATVYGPQKRWPSDHPSVFAHLNIRMR